One segment of Streptomyces sp. NA02950 DNA contains the following:
- a CDS encoding FxLD family lanthipeptide, whose amino-acid sequence MRTTQLIREVFVSVQFEDAAAPSAPPVTSHEGDFEGWDLDVSIVESGPSADRLIRMTDDGCGQTCQSACSTTCP is encoded by the coding sequence GTGCGCACCACCCAACTCATCAGGGAGGTTTTTGTGTCCGTCCAGTTCGAGGACGCGGCGGCGCCGTCGGCCCCGCCGGTAACGAGCCATGAGGGGGATTTCGAGGGCTGGGACCTGGATGTCTCCATCGTCGAGTCCGGTCCTTCGGCCGACAGGCTCATCCGGATGACCGACGACGGCTGCGGCCAGACCTGCCAGTCCGCCTGCTCGACGACCTGCCCGTAG